A single region of the Enterobacter cloacae complex sp. R_G8 genome encodes:
- the aat gene encoding leucyl/phenylalanyl-tRNA--protein transferase, whose amino-acid sequence MRLVQLSRHNIAFPSPEGALREPNGLLALGGDLSPARLLMAYQRGIFPWFSPGDPILWWSPDPRAVLWPAEFHLSRSMKRFHAKSPYRVTLNHAFGEVIEGCAEERHEGTWITRDIITAYHQLHELGYAHSIEVWEGGELVGGMYGVAQGTLFCGESMFSRAVNASKTALLVFCQEFAQRGGQLLDCQVLNEHTASLGAVEISRRHYIEHLDNCRQEKLPRDFWVPRTLFMPNA is encoded by the coding sequence ATGCGCCTGGTCCAGCTTTCTCGTCATAACATTGCGTTCCCGTCGCCAGAGGGAGCGCTGCGTGAACCCAATGGGCTGCTGGCGCTTGGCGGCGACCTCAGCCCTGCCCGGCTCCTGATGGCCTACCAGCGCGGCATATTCCCGTGGTTTTCACCTGGCGACCCTATTTTATGGTGGTCTCCCGATCCGCGTGCTGTGCTGTGGCCAGCAGAGTTTCATCTGAGCCGCAGCATGAAACGTTTCCACGCTAAGTCACCGTACCGGGTCACGCTGAATCATGCCTTTGGCGAGGTGATTGAGGGGTGCGCAGAAGAACGTCATGAAGGAACATGGATCACCCGCGATATCATCACCGCCTATCATCAACTGCACGAGCTTGGCTATGCCCACTCCATTGAGGTGTGGGAAGGTGGCGAACTTGTTGGCGGTATGTACGGCGTCGCGCAGGGGACGTTGTTCTGCGGTGAGTCGATGTTCTCCCGTGCGGTAAACGCCTCGAAAACGGCCCTGCTGGTTTTCTGCCAGGAGTTTGCTCAGCGCGGCGGGCAGTTGCTGGATTGTCAGGTTCTGAACGAGCATACCGCCTCCCTCGGTGCTGTTGAAATCTCCCGCCGCCACTACATTGAGCACCTGGATAACTGCCGTCAGGAGAAGCTGCCGCGCGATTTTTGGGTACCACGAACACTCTTTATGCCCAATGCCTAA
- the infA gene encoding translation initiation factor IF-1, translating to MAKEDNIEMQGTVLDTLPNTMFRVELENGHVVTAHISGKMRKNYIRILTGDKVTVELTPYDLSKGRIVFRSR from the coding sequence ATGGCCAAAGAAGACAATATTGAAATGCAGGGTACCGTACTTGATACGTTGCCTAACACCATGTTTCGCGTAGAGCTGGAAAACGGTCACGTGGTAACTGCGCACATCTCCGGTAAAATGCGCAAAAACTATATCCGCATTTTGACGGGCGACAAAGTGACTGTTGAACTGACCCCGTACGACCTGAGCAAAGGCCGCATTGTCTTCCGTAGTCGCTAA